In Carya illinoinensis cultivar Pawnee chromosome 10, C.illinoinensisPawnee_v1, whole genome shotgun sequence, one DNA window encodes the following:
- the LOC122280083 gene encoding farnesyl pyrophosphate synthase 1-like yields the protein MADLKSNFLKVYSVLKSELLEDPAFEWTDDSRQWVERMLDYNVPGGKLNRGLSVIDSYKLLKEGKELTEDEFFLASALGWCIEWLQAYFLVLDDIMDSSHTRRGQPCWFRLPKVGLIATNDGVLLRNHIPRILRNHFRNKRYYVDLLDLFNEVEFQTASGQMIDLITTIEGEKDLSKYTLSLHRRIVQYKTAYYSFYLSVACALVMSGENLDKHTDVKNILVEMGVYFQVQDDYLDCFGDPETIGKIGTDIEDFKCSWLVVKALELSNKEQKKILHENYGKPDPANVAKVKALYKELDLQGVFAEYESKSYEKLTASIEAHPSKAVQAVLKSFLGKIYKRQK from the exons ATGGCGGATCTGAAGTCAAACTTTCTGAAAGTATACTCCGTCCTGAAATCGGAGCTCCTTGAAGACCCTGCTTTCGAATGGACCGATGATTCTCGGCAATGGGTTGAGCGG ATGCTGGACTACAACGTGCCTGGAG GGAAGTTAAACAGGGGGTTGTCCGTTATTGACAGCTACAAACTGCTGAAAGAAGGAAAGGAATTAACTGAAGATGAATTTTTCCTTGCTAGTGCTCTTGGTTGGTGTATCGAATGG CTTCAAGCATATTTTCTTGTTCTTGATGACATTATGGATAGCTCTCACACACGGCGTGGTCAACCTTGCTGGTTCAGATTGCCAAAG GTTGGTCTGATTGCTACAAATGATGGGGTTCTTCTTCGAAACCATATACCCAGGATTCTTAGGAATCACTTCAGGAACAAACGCTACTATGTCGATCTGCTCGATTTGTTTAACGAG GTGGAATTTCAGACAGCTTCAGGACAGATGATAGATTTGATTACTACaattgaaggagaaaaagatCTGTCCAAATACACTTTGTCACT TCACCGCCGCATTGTTCAGTACAAGACTGCCTATTACTCATTTTACCTTTCG gttgcatgtgcattggttatGTCGGGTGAGAATCTGGACAAGCATACTGATGTAAAGAATATTCTTGTTGAAATGGGGGTCTACTTTCAAGTACAG GATGATTATTTAGATTGCTTTGGAGATCCTGAAACAATTGGCAAG ATCGGAACAGACATTGAAGATTTCAAGTGTTCTTGGTTGGTGGTAAAAGCATTGGAGCTAAGCAACaaggaacaaaagaaaatactacaT GAGAACTATGGGAAACCAGACCCAGCCAATGTTGCAAAAGTAAAGGCTCTCTACAAAGAACTTGATCTTCAG GGTGTATTTGCTGAGTATGAGAGCAAGAGCTATGAGAAGTTGACAGCCTCTATTGAAGCTCATCCGAGCAAAGCAGTTCAGGCAGTGTTGAAGTCATTCTTGGGTAAAATATACAAGAGGCAAAAATAG
- the LOC122279254 gene encoding C2 and GRAM domain-containing protein At1g03370-like isoform X3, with the protein MKLSVRVIEARNLPAMDLNGFSDPYVRLQLGKQKVRTKVVKKSLNPQWGEEFGFQVDNLNEELLFSVLDEDKYTNDDFVGQLKIPVSRIFESDDKWLGPAWHSLQPKNERSKNKDCGEILLTIYFPQNNSSLDLNGSGVHGLQGRKYADETIESSSSGPLDPPSPLRVEEIASSMEDKSCMQNSIADRIAQIFNKHSDTDSLASKPPEISGPEVYENKSEDKSSSDTFEELMRKIESRDQRNEIPNNLPGGVVLDQLYQIAPPDLNSLLFSPDSRFYKPLADLQGSTELQLGPWKFENVESLKRVVTYIKAATKVIKAVKATEEQMYLKADGKVFAVLASVSTPDVMYGSNFKVEVLYCITPGPELPPGEQSSHLIVSWRMNFLQGTMMKGIIENGARQGIKESFEQYASLLSEIINPVDSKALGSNKEQVLASLHVKPPSDWKLAVQHFANFTVVSSICMGLYVLVHIWLARPSAIQGLELFWLDLPDSISEFIVCSVMVLQGERLMRMILRFMQARIKKGSNHGIKAQGDGWFLTVALVEGINIAAVDSSGSSDPYVVFTCKGKTRTSSIKFKKSDPQWNEIFEFDAMDELPSVLDVKVYDFDGPFDEIKSLGHAEINFLKYNKSDLADLWIPLQGKLAQACRSKLHLRVFLDNSRGGNVVREYLSKMEKEVGRKMNVRSPQTNLAFQKLFGLPPEEFLINDFTCHLKRKMPLQGRLFLSARIIGFHTNLFGHQTKFFFLWEDIEDIQIVPPTLSSMGSPIIVMTLRPGRGMDAQHGAKTKEDGRLKFRFQSFVSFNIAHRTIMALWKARSLSPEQRVQIIEESEAKSIQTDESSSLGLDDVSMSEVYASALSVPLHLRYQIEDLPPKSKRCMVRVYFGITWLKSTTNQKRITKNIMKNMQDRLKTIFCVVEREFAAR; encoded by the exons ATGAAGCTTTCGGTGCGTGTAATCGAGGCTCGGAATTTGCCGGCAATGGACTTGAACGGGTTCAGTGATCCGTACGTGAGGTTACAGTTAGGGAAGCAGAAGGTAAGGACCAAAGTGGTGAAGAAGAGCTTGAATCCCCAGTGGGGCGAGGAATTCGGTTTCCAGGTCGACAACTTGAACGAGGAGCTACTCTTCTCCGTTTTGGACGAAGACAAGTACACCAACGACGACTTTGTTGGGCAGCTCAAGATACCGGTTTCCCGGATCTTTGAGTCCGACGACAAGTGGCTTGGTCCTGCTTGGCATTCCCTGCAACCAAAAAATGAGAGATCCAAGAACAAGGACTGTG GTGAAATTCTTCTGACAATATATTTCCCCCAAAACAATTCATCCTTGGATTTGAATGGTAGTGGTGTTCATGGGTTGCAAGGGAGAAAATATGCAGATGAAACAATTGAATCATCTTCCAGTGGCCCCCTTGACCCACCTTCTCCATTGAGAGTGGAAGAAATTGCATCTTCTATGGAAGACAAGTCTTGTATGCAGAACTCCATTGCCGACAGAATTGCTCAGATTTTTAACAAACATTCGGACACAGATTCTTTGGCATCGAAGCCACCTGAAATTTCTGGACCTGAGGTTTATGAGAACAAGTCTGAGGATAAGTCTTCTTCTGATACGTTTGAAGAATTGATGAGGAAAATCGAGTCGAGGGATCAGCGAAATGAAATTCCCAACAATTTACCTGGAGGAGTGGTTCTTGACCAATTGTATCAGATTGCACCTCCAGACCTGAACTCTCTACTATTTTCACCTGATTCAAGGTTTTACAAACCGTTAGCAGACCTGCAGGGATCTACAGAACTGCAATTAGGaccttggaaatttgaaaatgttgagagTTTGAAAAGAGTAGTTACTTACATTAAGGCTGCAACTAAAGTAATCAAGGCTGTCAAAGCCACTGAGGAGCAAATGTATCTGAAAGCTGATGGGAAGGTTTTTGCTGTTTTGGCAAGCGTGAGCACTCCTGATGTCATGTACGGAAGCAACTTTAAGGTAGAAGTGCTCTACTGCATTACACCTGGGCCTGAGCTTCCGCCAGGAGAACAATCTTCCCATTTGATAGTATCCTGGCGAATGAATTTTCTACAAGGCACCATGATGAAAGGAATAATAGAAAATGGAGCCCGTCAAGGTATAAAGGAGAGCTTTGAGCAGTATGCCAGTTTATTATCTGAGATTATTAATCCAGTTGACTCTAAGGCACTTGGGTCGAATAAGGAACAGGTTTTGGCATCACTGCATGTGAAACCCCCATCAGATTGGAAGCTAGCTGTTCAGCATTTTGCTAATTTTACTGTAGTTTCTTCAATATGTATGGGATTGTATGTGCTTGTCCACATCTGGCTGGCTAGACCCAGCGCAATTCAAGGGCTTGAGCTCTTTTGGCTTGACTTGCCAGATTCAATTTCTGAGTTCATAGTCTGCAGTGTCATGGTTCTTCAAGGTGAACGGTTAATGAGGATGATTTTGCGTTTCATGCAGGCCAGAATAAAAAAAG GCAGTAATCATGGAATCAAGGCGCAAGGAGATGGCTGGTTTCTAACTGTTGCCTTGGTTGAAGGAATTAATATAGCAGCTGTTGATTCAAGTGGGTCCTCTGACCCATATGTGGTGTTTACTTGTAAAGGGAAAACTAGAACCAGCTCAATCAAGTTTAAAAAATCTGATCCTCAATGGAATG AGATATTTGAATTTGATGCTATGGATGAGCTTCCTTCTGTCCTGGATGTGAAGGTTTATGATTTTGATGGACCTTTTGATGAAATTAAATCTCTGGGACATGCCGAAATCAATTTtctgaaatataataaatcagaTCTAGCTGATTTGTGGATTCCTCTTCAAGGAAAGTTAGCTCAGGCATGTCGGTCCAAGCTTCACTTAAGAGTTTTCTTGGACAATAGTAGAGGTGGCAATGTTGTTAGAGAGTATCTGAGTAAGATGGAGAAAGAGGTGGGGAGGAAG ATGAATGTGCGGTCTCCTCAAACAAATTTAGCCTTTCAAAAACTCTTTGGGCTTCCACCAGAGGAGTTTCTCATTAATGACTTTACCTGTCATCTGAAACGGAAAATGCCCCTGCAG GGTCGCTTATTTCTATCAgcaagaataattgggtttcATACAAATTTATTTGGACATCAGACTAAATTCTTCTTCCTTTGGGAGGATATAGAAGATATCCAGATTGTTCCACCTACTCTATCATCGATGGGCAGTCCAATTATTGTCATGACTCTCCGGCCAGGCAGAGGTATGGATGCCCAGCATGGGGCAAAGACAAAAGAAGACGGCAGGCTGAAGTTCCGTTTCCAGTCCTTTGTGTCCTTCAATATAGCACATAG GACAATCATGGCTCTATGGAAAGCAAGATCTTTGAGTCCTGAGCAGCGGGTGCAAATAATTGAAGAATCTGAAGCCAAAAGCATCCAAACCGATGAGAGTAGCTCATTGGGCCTTGATGATGTCAGCATGTCTGAGGTTTATGCATCTGCCCTCTCTGTTCCt CTTCATCTCAGATACCAAATTGAGGATTTACCCCCCAAATCCAAGCGTTGTATGGTCCGGGTATATTTTGGAATTACATGGCTGAAAAGCACTACAAATCAGAAAAGGATTACAAAGAACAtcatgaaaaatatgcaagatCGCCTGAAGACGATCTTCTGCGTGGTTGAAAGGGAATTTGCTGCTAGATAG
- the LOC122279254 gene encoding C2 and GRAM domain-containing protein At1g03370-like isoform X2, whose translation MKLSVRVIEARNLPAMDLNGFSDPYVRLQLGKQKVRTKVVKKSLNPQWGEEFGFQVDNLNEELLFSVLDEDKYTNDDFVGQLKIPVSRIFESDDKWLGPAWHSLQPKNERSKNKDCGEILLTIYFPQNNSSLDLNGSGVHGLQGRKYADETIESSSSGPLDPPSPLRVEEIASSMEDKSCMQNSIADRIAQIFNKHSDTDSLASKPPEISGPEVYENKSEDKSSSDTFEELMRKIESRDQRNEIPNNLPGGVVLDQLYQIAPPDLNSLLFSPDSRFYKPLADLQGSTELQLGPWKFENVESLKRVVTYIKAATKVIKAVKATEEQMYLKADGKVFAVLASVSTPDVMYGSNFKVEVLYCITPGPELPPGEQSSHLIVSWRMNFLQGTMMKGIIENGARQGIKESFEQYASLLSEIINPVDSKALGSNKEQVLASLHVKPPSDWKLAVQHFANFTVVSSICMGLYVLVHIWLARPSAIQGLELFWLDLPDSISEFIVCSVMVLQGERLMRMILRFMQARIKKGSNHGIKAQGDGWFLTVALVEGINIAAVDSSGSSDPYVVFTCKGKTRTSSIKFKKSDPQWNEIFEFDAMDELPSVLDVKVYDFDGPFDEIKSLGHAEINFLKYNKSDLADLWIPLQGKLAQACRSKLHLRVFLDNSRGGNVVREYLSKMEKEVGRKMNVRSPQTNLAFQKLFGLPPEEFLINDFTCHLKRKMPLQGRLFLSARIIGFHTNLFGHQTKFFFLWEDIEDIQIVPPTLSSMGSPIIVMTLRPGRGMDAQHGAKTKEDGRLKFRFQSFVSFNIAHRTIMALWKARSLSPEQRVQIIEESEAKSIQTDESSSLGLDDVSMSEVYASALSVPVSFFMEVFSGGILDHRVMEKAGCLNYFYTPWESEKGDVYERHIRYKFDKNISCYRGEVTSTQQRSTLSDKNGWLVEEVMTLHGIPLGDNFNVWCMTAQSSSQIPN comes from the exons ATGAAGCTTTCGGTGCGTGTAATCGAGGCTCGGAATTTGCCGGCAATGGACTTGAACGGGTTCAGTGATCCGTACGTGAGGTTACAGTTAGGGAAGCAGAAGGTAAGGACCAAAGTGGTGAAGAAGAGCTTGAATCCCCAGTGGGGCGAGGAATTCGGTTTCCAGGTCGACAACTTGAACGAGGAGCTACTCTTCTCCGTTTTGGACGAAGACAAGTACACCAACGACGACTTTGTTGGGCAGCTCAAGATACCGGTTTCCCGGATCTTTGAGTCCGACGACAAGTGGCTTGGTCCTGCTTGGCATTCCCTGCAACCAAAAAATGAGAGATCCAAGAACAAGGACTGTG GTGAAATTCTTCTGACAATATATTTCCCCCAAAACAATTCATCCTTGGATTTGAATGGTAGTGGTGTTCATGGGTTGCAAGGGAGAAAATATGCAGATGAAACAATTGAATCATCTTCCAGTGGCCCCCTTGACCCACCTTCTCCATTGAGAGTGGAAGAAATTGCATCTTCTATGGAAGACAAGTCTTGTATGCAGAACTCCATTGCCGACAGAATTGCTCAGATTTTTAACAAACATTCGGACACAGATTCTTTGGCATCGAAGCCACCTGAAATTTCTGGACCTGAGGTTTATGAGAACAAGTCTGAGGATAAGTCTTCTTCTGATACGTTTGAAGAATTGATGAGGAAAATCGAGTCGAGGGATCAGCGAAATGAAATTCCCAACAATTTACCTGGAGGAGTGGTTCTTGACCAATTGTATCAGATTGCACCTCCAGACCTGAACTCTCTACTATTTTCACCTGATTCAAGGTTTTACAAACCGTTAGCAGACCTGCAGGGATCTACAGAACTGCAATTAGGaccttggaaatttgaaaatgttgagagTTTGAAAAGAGTAGTTACTTACATTAAGGCTGCAACTAAAGTAATCAAGGCTGTCAAAGCCACTGAGGAGCAAATGTATCTGAAAGCTGATGGGAAGGTTTTTGCTGTTTTGGCAAGCGTGAGCACTCCTGATGTCATGTACGGAAGCAACTTTAAGGTAGAAGTGCTCTACTGCATTACACCTGGGCCTGAGCTTCCGCCAGGAGAACAATCTTCCCATTTGATAGTATCCTGGCGAATGAATTTTCTACAAGGCACCATGATGAAAGGAATAATAGAAAATGGAGCCCGTCAAGGTATAAAGGAGAGCTTTGAGCAGTATGCCAGTTTATTATCTGAGATTATTAATCCAGTTGACTCTAAGGCACTTGGGTCGAATAAGGAACAGGTTTTGGCATCACTGCATGTGAAACCCCCATCAGATTGGAAGCTAGCTGTTCAGCATTTTGCTAATTTTACTGTAGTTTCTTCAATATGTATGGGATTGTATGTGCTTGTCCACATCTGGCTGGCTAGACCCAGCGCAATTCAAGGGCTTGAGCTCTTTTGGCTTGACTTGCCAGATTCAATTTCTGAGTTCATAGTCTGCAGTGTCATGGTTCTTCAAGGTGAACGGTTAATGAGGATGATTTTGCGTTTCATGCAGGCCAGAATAAAAAAAG GCAGTAATCATGGAATCAAGGCGCAAGGAGATGGCTGGTTTCTAACTGTTGCCTTGGTTGAAGGAATTAATATAGCAGCTGTTGATTCAAGTGGGTCCTCTGACCCATATGTGGTGTTTACTTGTAAAGGGAAAACTAGAACCAGCTCAATCAAGTTTAAAAAATCTGATCCTCAATGGAATG AGATATTTGAATTTGATGCTATGGATGAGCTTCCTTCTGTCCTGGATGTGAAGGTTTATGATTTTGATGGACCTTTTGATGAAATTAAATCTCTGGGACATGCCGAAATCAATTTtctgaaatataataaatcagaTCTAGCTGATTTGTGGATTCCTCTTCAAGGAAAGTTAGCTCAGGCATGTCGGTCCAAGCTTCACTTAAGAGTTTTCTTGGACAATAGTAGAGGTGGCAATGTTGTTAGAGAGTATCTGAGTAAGATGGAGAAAGAGGTGGGGAGGAAG ATGAATGTGCGGTCTCCTCAAACAAATTTAGCCTTTCAAAAACTCTTTGGGCTTCCACCAGAGGAGTTTCTCATTAATGACTTTACCTGTCATCTGAAACGGAAAATGCCCCTGCAG GGTCGCTTATTTCTATCAgcaagaataattgggtttcATACAAATTTATTTGGACATCAGACTAAATTCTTCTTCCTTTGGGAGGATATAGAAGATATCCAGATTGTTCCACCTACTCTATCATCGATGGGCAGTCCAATTATTGTCATGACTCTCCGGCCAGGCAGAGGTATGGATGCCCAGCATGGGGCAAAGACAAAAGAAGACGGCAGGCTGAAGTTCCGTTTCCAGTCCTTTGTGTCCTTCAATATAGCACATAG GACAATCATGGCTCTATGGAAAGCAAGATCTTTGAGTCCTGAGCAGCGGGTGCAAATAATTGAAGAATCTGAAGCCAAAAGCATCCAAACCGATGAGAGTAGCTCATTGGGCCTTGATGATGTCAGCATGTCTGAGGTTTATGCATCTGCCCTCTCTGTTCCt GTTAGTTTCTTTATGGAGGTATTCAGCGGGGGAATATTGGATCATCGAGTTATGGAGAAGGCTGGTTGTCTTAACTACTTTTACACCCCGTGGGAATCAGAAAAAGGTGATGTCTATGAGAGGCACATACGTTacaaatttgataaaaatatttcctGTTATAGAGGAGAGGTGACAAGTACTCAGCAAAGGTCGACTCTTTCTGATAAGAATGGATGGCTTGTTGAGGAGGTTATGACACTCCATGGAATTCCACTTGGTGACAATTTCAACGTATGGTGTATGACTGCTCAAT CTTCATCTCAGATACCAAATTGA
- the LOC122279254 gene encoding C2 and GRAM domain-containing protein At1g03370-like isoform X1 — MKLSVRVIEARNLPAMDLNGFSDPYVRLQLGKQKVRTKVVKKSLNPQWGEEFGFQVDNLNEELLFSVLDEDKYTNDDFVGQLKIPVSRIFESDDKWLGPAWHSLQPKNERSKNKDCGEILLTIYFPQNNSSLDLNGSGVHGLQGRKYADETIESSSSGPLDPPSPLRVEEIASSMEDKSCMQNSIADRIAQIFNKHSDTDSLASKPPEISGPEVYENKSEDKSSSDTFEELMRKIESRDQRNEIPNNLPGGVVLDQLYQIAPPDLNSLLFSPDSRFYKPLADLQGSTELQLGPWKFENVESLKRVVTYIKAATKVIKAVKATEEQMYLKADGKVFAVLASVSTPDVMYGSNFKVEVLYCITPGPELPPGEQSSHLIVSWRMNFLQGTMMKGIIENGARQGIKESFEQYASLLSEIINPVDSKALGSNKEQVLASLHVKPPSDWKLAVQHFANFTVVSSICMGLYVLVHIWLARPSAIQGLELFWLDLPDSISEFIVCSVMVLQGERLMRMILRFMQARIKKGSNHGIKAQGDGWFLTVALVEGINIAAVDSSGSSDPYVVFTCKGKTRTSSIKFKKSDPQWNEIFEFDAMDELPSVLDVKVYDFDGPFDEIKSLGHAEINFLKYNKSDLADLWIPLQGKLAQACRSKLHLRVFLDNSRGGNVVREYLSKMEKEVGRKMNVRSPQTNLAFQKLFGLPPEEFLINDFTCHLKRKMPLQGRLFLSARIIGFHTNLFGHQTKFFFLWEDIEDIQIVPPTLSSMGSPIIVMTLRPGRGMDAQHGAKTKEDGRLKFRFQSFVSFNIAHRTIMALWKARSLSPEQRVQIIEESEAKSIQTDESSSLGLDDVSMSEVYASALSVPVSFFMEVFSGGILDHRVMEKAGCLNYFYTPWESEKGDVYERHIRYKFDKNISCYRGEVTSTQQRSTLSDKNGWLVEEVMTLHGIPLGDNFNLHLRYQIEDLPPKSKRCMVRVYFGITWLKSTTNQKRITKNIMKNMQDRLKTIFCVVEREFAAR, encoded by the exons ATGAAGCTTTCGGTGCGTGTAATCGAGGCTCGGAATTTGCCGGCAATGGACTTGAACGGGTTCAGTGATCCGTACGTGAGGTTACAGTTAGGGAAGCAGAAGGTAAGGACCAAAGTGGTGAAGAAGAGCTTGAATCCCCAGTGGGGCGAGGAATTCGGTTTCCAGGTCGACAACTTGAACGAGGAGCTACTCTTCTCCGTTTTGGACGAAGACAAGTACACCAACGACGACTTTGTTGGGCAGCTCAAGATACCGGTTTCCCGGATCTTTGAGTCCGACGACAAGTGGCTTGGTCCTGCTTGGCATTCCCTGCAACCAAAAAATGAGAGATCCAAGAACAAGGACTGTG GTGAAATTCTTCTGACAATATATTTCCCCCAAAACAATTCATCCTTGGATTTGAATGGTAGTGGTGTTCATGGGTTGCAAGGGAGAAAATATGCAGATGAAACAATTGAATCATCTTCCAGTGGCCCCCTTGACCCACCTTCTCCATTGAGAGTGGAAGAAATTGCATCTTCTATGGAAGACAAGTCTTGTATGCAGAACTCCATTGCCGACAGAATTGCTCAGATTTTTAACAAACATTCGGACACAGATTCTTTGGCATCGAAGCCACCTGAAATTTCTGGACCTGAGGTTTATGAGAACAAGTCTGAGGATAAGTCTTCTTCTGATACGTTTGAAGAATTGATGAGGAAAATCGAGTCGAGGGATCAGCGAAATGAAATTCCCAACAATTTACCTGGAGGAGTGGTTCTTGACCAATTGTATCAGATTGCACCTCCAGACCTGAACTCTCTACTATTTTCACCTGATTCAAGGTTTTACAAACCGTTAGCAGACCTGCAGGGATCTACAGAACTGCAATTAGGaccttggaaatttgaaaatgttgagagTTTGAAAAGAGTAGTTACTTACATTAAGGCTGCAACTAAAGTAATCAAGGCTGTCAAAGCCACTGAGGAGCAAATGTATCTGAAAGCTGATGGGAAGGTTTTTGCTGTTTTGGCAAGCGTGAGCACTCCTGATGTCATGTACGGAAGCAACTTTAAGGTAGAAGTGCTCTACTGCATTACACCTGGGCCTGAGCTTCCGCCAGGAGAACAATCTTCCCATTTGATAGTATCCTGGCGAATGAATTTTCTACAAGGCACCATGATGAAAGGAATAATAGAAAATGGAGCCCGTCAAGGTATAAAGGAGAGCTTTGAGCAGTATGCCAGTTTATTATCTGAGATTATTAATCCAGTTGACTCTAAGGCACTTGGGTCGAATAAGGAACAGGTTTTGGCATCACTGCATGTGAAACCCCCATCAGATTGGAAGCTAGCTGTTCAGCATTTTGCTAATTTTACTGTAGTTTCTTCAATATGTATGGGATTGTATGTGCTTGTCCACATCTGGCTGGCTAGACCCAGCGCAATTCAAGGGCTTGAGCTCTTTTGGCTTGACTTGCCAGATTCAATTTCTGAGTTCATAGTCTGCAGTGTCATGGTTCTTCAAGGTGAACGGTTAATGAGGATGATTTTGCGTTTCATGCAGGCCAGAATAAAAAAAG GCAGTAATCATGGAATCAAGGCGCAAGGAGATGGCTGGTTTCTAACTGTTGCCTTGGTTGAAGGAATTAATATAGCAGCTGTTGATTCAAGTGGGTCCTCTGACCCATATGTGGTGTTTACTTGTAAAGGGAAAACTAGAACCAGCTCAATCAAGTTTAAAAAATCTGATCCTCAATGGAATG AGATATTTGAATTTGATGCTATGGATGAGCTTCCTTCTGTCCTGGATGTGAAGGTTTATGATTTTGATGGACCTTTTGATGAAATTAAATCTCTGGGACATGCCGAAATCAATTTtctgaaatataataaatcagaTCTAGCTGATTTGTGGATTCCTCTTCAAGGAAAGTTAGCTCAGGCATGTCGGTCCAAGCTTCACTTAAGAGTTTTCTTGGACAATAGTAGAGGTGGCAATGTTGTTAGAGAGTATCTGAGTAAGATGGAGAAAGAGGTGGGGAGGAAG ATGAATGTGCGGTCTCCTCAAACAAATTTAGCCTTTCAAAAACTCTTTGGGCTTCCACCAGAGGAGTTTCTCATTAATGACTTTACCTGTCATCTGAAACGGAAAATGCCCCTGCAG GGTCGCTTATTTCTATCAgcaagaataattgggtttcATACAAATTTATTTGGACATCAGACTAAATTCTTCTTCCTTTGGGAGGATATAGAAGATATCCAGATTGTTCCACCTACTCTATCATCGATGGGCAGTCCAATTATTGTCATGACTCTCCGGCCAGGCAGAGGTATGGATGCCCAGCATGGGGCAAAGACAAAAGAAGACGGCAGGCTGAAGTTCCGTTTCCAGTCCTTTGTGTCCTTCAATATAGCACATAG GACAATCATGGCTCTATGGAAAGCAAGATCTTTGAGTCCTGAGCAGCGGGTGCAAATAATTGAAGAATCTGAAGCCAAAAGCATCCAAACCGATGAGAGTAGCTCATTGGGCCTTGATGATGTCAGCATGTCTGAGGTTTATGCATCTGCCCTCTCTGTTCCt GTTAGTTTCTTTATGGAGGTATTCAGCGGGGGAATATTGGATCATCGAGTTATGGAGAAGGCTGGTTGTCTTAACTACTTTTACACCCCGTGGGAATCAGAAAAAGGTGATGTCTATGAGAGGCACATACGTTacaaatttgataaaaatatttcctGTTATAGAGGAGAGGTGACAAGTACTCAGCAAAGGTCGACTCTTTCTGATAAGAATGGATGGCTTGTTGAGGAGGTTATGACACTCCATGGAATTCCACTTGGTGACAATTTCAAC CTTCATCTCAGATACCAAATTGAGGATTTACCCCCCAAATCCAAGCGTTGTATGGTCCGGGTATATTTTGGAATTACATGGCTGAAAAGCACTACAAATCAGAAAAGGATTACAAAGAACAtcatgaaaaatatgcaagatCGCCTGAAGACGATCTTCTGCGTGGTTGAAAGGGAATTTGCTGCTAGATAG